One Bombus huntii isolate Logan2020A chromosome 12, iyBomHunt1.1, whole genome shotgun sequence DNA segment encodes these proteins:
- the LOC126871764 gene encoding ecdysteroid-regulated 16 kDa protein, translated as MLRGIILVFVALLVIASATEVNQCGTGEKFEDSNQVKITGCDVPPCKLKRRTKAAVEQKFVPSEDVENVVNSVSAAVVGVPLPFIGVDGTSACDNIFKVDGTPAGCSLKKGVEYIYKREFPVLQIYPTISMVIHYALMDGNRTVACFEVPAKITNY; from the exons ATGCTTAGGGGAATCATTCTCGTTTTCGTAGCTCTGCTCGTAATTGCCAGTGCGACCGAAGTCAATCAATGCGGCACTG GAGAAAAGTTCGAGGATTCCAATCAGGTTAAGATAACCGGTTGCGACGTGCCACCGTGCAAACTGAAGCGCAGGACGAAGGCAGCGGTCGAACAAAAGTTTGTACCCAGCGAGGATGTCGAGAATGTAGTAAACTCAGTGAGCGCCGCCGTTGTCGGAGTACCGTTGCCGTTCATCGGCGTGGATGGGACGAGTGCATGCGACAACATTTTCAAAGTAGATGGAACTCCAGCGGGATGCTCGCTGAAGAAAGGCGTTGAATATATCTACAAGCGAGAGTTTCCTGTTTTGCAAATTTATCCAACG ATTTCTATGGTTATACACTACGCGTTAATGGATGGAAATCGCACGGTCGCGTGCTTCGAAGTTCCAGCGAAGATCACCAATTACTGA